AGTGTGTCCGCCGACGTGGTGTTCCTGCAGGAAGTGCACGGCACCCACGAACACCATCCCAAGCGCTACAACAACTGGCCGACCATGCCGCAGTACGAGTTCCTCGCCGACAGCCTGTGGCCGCAGTTCGCCTACGGGCGCAATGCGGTGTACCCGGAGGGCGATCACGGCAACGCGCTGCTGTCGAAATTCCAGATCGTGCGCCACGACAACCTCGACGTTTCCATCAGCGGACATGAAAACCGTGGCCTGTTGCACTGCGTCCTGCGCCTGCCGGGAGATGATCGCGAACTGCACGCGATCTGCGTGCACTTGGGCCTGCGCGAAAGTCATCGCAACGCACAGCTGAAACTGCTGCGTAAGCGCCTCGCCAACCTGTCGGACGATGCACCGGTCATCGTCGCCGGCGACTTCAACGACTGGCGCCAGCGCGCCGATGCGTTGCTTGAACCTTGCGGCCTGCGCGAAGTGTTTGCCGAACATCAGGGCAAACCGGCCCGCAGTTTTCCGGCGCGCTGGCCGGCATTGCGGCTGGACCGGATCTACGTGCGTAACCTCAAGGCCAGCGAGCCGAAGGTCCTTGCCAACCGGCCCTGGTCGCACCTTTCCGACCACGTGCCGCTGTCCGTGGAGATCGAACTATGAGCAGCGCACCGCTGGAAAAATCCGCTGTGGAACCGATCACCATCACCCCGCCGATCCGCGAGCCCGGTCACGTCGATGTCGACTACGGCTGGCAGGGCAGCAACCGTGTCGAACTGCTGGAAAACGGCGAGGAGTATTTCCCGCGAGTCTTCGAGGCCATGCGCGCGGCGAAGAGTGAAATCCTGCTGGAGACCTTCATTGTTTTCGAAGACAAGGTCGGCAACGAACTGCAGCAGATTCTGATCGATGCCGCCCGACGTGGCGTGCGCACCACCGTCAGTCTCGACGGCTTCGGTTGCGGTGAACTGAGCACCGGATATCTCACCGCGCTGAGCGAGGCCGGTGTGCACCTGCAGATTTTTGACCCGGCACCGAAACGCCTGGGCTTTCGCACCAACTGGTTCCGCCGCCTGCACCGCAAAATCGTGGTGGTCGACGGGCTGATTGCGTTCATCGGCGGGATCAACTTTTCCGGCGATCACCTGGCGGATTTCGGCCCGGAGGCGAAGCAGGATTACGCCGTGGAAGTTCAGGGCCCGGCGGTGGCCGACATCCATCATTTCGCCCTGCTACAAAGCGGTCGCCCGGGGCGGGCGCGCTTCTGGTGGCAACGCCG
This genomic window from Pseudomonas kribbensis contains:
- a CDS encoding endonuclease/exonuclease/phosphatase family protein, with translation MSIPEPVGVTDEQASVITTVRRFTVLTVNTHKGFTALNRRFILPELREAVRSVSADVVFLQEVHGTHEHHPKRYNNWPTMPQYEFLADSLWPQFAYGRNAVYPEGDHGNALLSKFQIVRHDNLDVSISGHENRGLLHCVLRLPGDDRELHAICVHLGLRESHRNAQLKLLRKRLANLSDDAPVIVAGDFNDWRQRADALLEPCGLREVFAEHQGKPARSFPARWPALRLDRIYVRNLKASEPKVLANRPWSHLSDHVPLSVEIEL